TTCCATTGAGATGGGAACAATAGGATTTCCGCCCGGCTGGAATAATGGATATTCTTTTAAATTCCCATATTGGCTAAAAAAAGCATCGGTAAAAATACAGAAGAATCCTGTTTGGTTTTCATCAATCTGTTCCCAATTATAGGGAATCTGCGGATTGGCAAAAAACAAGGCCTGATCTTCAATTTCAACTACTTTATCAGCATAGTGAACTTTGTTTTTCCCAATAATCAAACTTATTTTATAAAAGTCTTTTCTCGTGTATGGAAATGGTTTGCAGATACTTCCAACAAAGTCATCTAATTTAAAAACATTAAAATGTCCGATTTCTTTTTTAAGATTCTCGGGCATTCCGTTTACTTTGATTGTGTAAAAATCTTCTAAGGTTTCTGTCAGCTTCATTTTGTAAAGTTACGAAAATCAATCTTTATATAATTAGATAATTTGAAAATGTGACAATTAGAAAATGATTAACTGCTGTCACCCTGAGCGAAGTCGAAGGGCGCTCCAATTGGCAAGTGGGCTTCGACTTCGCTCAGGATGACAAAAACTTAATCAATTATCAAAAAAAAACCGATAGGTTTTAAAAACTATCGGGTTTTATTGAATTATCTAATTGGCAAATTGCCACATTCTCTAATTATCAAGACACCACTTTATAAGTGGGATCTTCAATTATATTTACATTAATAACCGCATCTGCATTTTTTAGCAATTGGCGACAATCTTCACTTAAATGTTTCAGCTCAACAACCTTATTTAGCTGATTGTATTTTTTTGTTAGATTGTTTAAAGCTTCAATTGCCGACATATCTGAAACTCGGCTTTCTTTAAAATCGATAATAACATGATCCGGATCGTTCACAATGTCGAATTTCTCCAGAAAACCTGCTGTTGATCCAAAAAATAACGGTCCAAAAATTTCGTAATTTTTAATTCCGTTTTCATCTATAAAATGTTTGGCACGAATTCTTTTAGCACTTTCCCAAGCAAAAACCAAAGCCGAAATAATCACACCAATCAAAACTGCCAAAGCCAGATTATGCAATACAATAGTTATTAATGCTACTAAAATTCCAACGAAAATATCGTGTTTCGGCATTTTATTGATAATCCTGAAACTTGCCCATTCAAAAGTAGTAACTGCAACCATCATCATCACGCCTACTAATGCTGCCATTGGTAATTTCCCAATTACGGGAGCACCAAAAAGAATGATAATTAAAATGGTTAAAGCTGCGATAATTCCCGAAAGTCGGGCTCTTGAACCTGCTCCAAGATTTACCAGCGTTTGTGCAATCATAGGACAGCCTCCCATTCCGTAGAAAAATCCATTTAAAATGTTTGAACTTCCCTGCGCAATACATTCACGATTACTGTTTCCACGTGTTCCCGTAATTTCATCAACTAAATTCAGCGTAAGCAAACCTTCTGTTAAACCAACAGCTGCAACAATAACCGAATAGGGAAATATAACTTTTAAAGTGTCAAATGAAAGCGGAATATTTGGAATATGAAAAGGAGGAAATCCGCCTTGTACAGACGCAATATCTTCTACAGTTTTGGTTTCGATATTCAAAACAATGACCAACGCAAAAACAATCATAATAGCTACTAACGAAGCCGGAACTGCTTTTGTAATCTTCGGAAAAATTAAAACAATTCCAATTGTTAAAGCAACCAAACCCGTCATAATATACAAAGGTGTTCCTTGAAGCCACGAAACTTGTCCGTTTACAATGGTTTTGAACTGTTCCAACTGCGACATAAAAATAACAACCGCTAATCCGTTTACAAAACCAAACATTACGGGCTGCGGTACTAAACGAATAAATTTTCCGAGTTTAAAAAGTCCGATACAAATTTGCACTACGCCGCCAAGCGCAACGGCTGCAAAAACATATTCAATTCCGTGCGATTTCATCAAGGCGATCAAAACGATTACGGTTGCTCCTGCTCCACCGGAAATCA
This is a stretch of genomic DNA from Flavobacterium endoglycinae. It encodes these proteins:
- a CDS encoding SulP family inorganic anion transporter encodes the protein MKKAFQLFDFTQKVNYKNEILAGFTVAMTMIPESLSFAILAGFPPLVGLYAAFIAGLVTAIFGGRPGMISGGAGATVIVLIALMKSHGIEYVFAAVALGGVVQICIGLFKLGKFIRLVPQPVMFGFVNGLAVVIFMSQLEQFKTIVNGQVSWLQGTPLYIMTGLVALTIGIVLIFPKITKAVPASLVAIMIVFALVIVLNIETKTVEDIASVQGGFPPFHIPNIPLSFDTLKVIFPYSVIVAAVGLTEGLLTLNLVDEITGTRGNSNRECIAQGSSNILNGFFYGMGGCPMIAQTLVNLGAGSRARLSGIIAALTILIIILFGAPVIGKLPMAALVGVMMMVAVTTFEWASFRIINKMPKHDIFVGILVALITIVLHNLALAVLIGVIISALVFAWESAKRIRAKHFIDENGIKNYEIFGPLFFGSTAGFLEKFDIVNDPDHVIIDFKESRVSDMSAIEALNNLTKKYNQLNKVVELKHLSEDCRQLLKNADAVINVNIIEDPTYKVVS